Below is a window of Neodiprion virginianus isolate iyNeoVirg1 chromosome 4, iyNeoVirg1.1, whole genome shotgun sequence DNA.
ATCCAACATGAAAATGTATAACTTCAATTCTGTTTTACTATGCTTGAAAGTGAGTTTCTACACAGTTACGTTTGAaaagtgaacaaaaattttcataaaaatttcaagtatcTTAGTAGCGTATCAACACAATTGAGGTGTGCAAGTCTGTGTACGTCATGCACTCGTTAAAATAATTCTTAGGTGTAAACTTATACTAGATATAATactatttcaaattcaataacAACCATCAGGTCATTATAAATAGCGTCAAGACCCCATTTCCCGAAATGCTCCTGAAGTATTTTGTATGACCCGCTGCGCGAGATGAAACACAAtcataacgaaaaaaattaaaggtaATATAAAACGTAGGTACCGAGCGGCATCCGTAGCCATTAATTCCGTGCAGCTGACTTATAAACTACTAGTCTCTTTCAGAGCTCTCCATTAATGAATCATTGTTAATGATAAAACAATTAGATATGTTCCTCCGTGAGGCATGGGAGGTCCTCCTGCGGAGCGGTCGGCACGTTGTCGGTGGGACTGAGTAGCGAGCTGTAATAAGTCTCGAGTTCCTTTGGCTTGACGGAGGATCGTCTCTCGTTCAGGAAGCTAAGCCTCTTTCGCTGCATCTCGGTGTCCAACCACTGCGCCGGACCGCCGTATCCTTTGGGCTGATGGAACAAGATCTTCACCACGCTCCAGATGAGGAATAGAATGCCTATCAGGAAAAGAACGTAGATCGCAACCTCCTGGACCATCGGAAGTACGTTCAGGTAGAGCAGAAAACGATCGTTCATTGGCTTCGGGAGCTCGTGCATGCCCTGAAGAAACAAGAGGGACCATGAAAAGTCGAGAAACAGGTTTGAGGAAGGTTCTAGAATTTATACTGCTGACttgcgttttgttttttctatcacCCAGACTTCTAGTTCAACGTTATCTCGAGGATATCGGGAGCGAAACGAGTAAGCAGTTTACGCGAAAAGTCGCGACAAACATGTTTTCtagtttataattatttgagCGTGGAGAACTCAAAAATATCGCATTACACTCGGTGAAGAACATGAaagtaaatttgttttcagtTCTTTGGAATCTTTTTGGGGTTAAAAACAAACGGTGTTTGTTTCACCTCGACAATCACGCGTTGGGCACAAGCTGCGGTGCTTTCtgagtgaatttttatttttcaacgggTGTGTCTAGCGTCCTGATCGATCTTCCGATCGTGAGTGCTTTTCTTCGCGGTAAACGAGATATATGATGAGGTAAACTTACAATTTCAAACCACAAAAGAGGAAGCACTAGGTCCTTGAACTTTTCTACGCTCGAGTAGGAACTGATGTCCTGGAGCGCCATGTTTATCTGGTAGCGGAATGCGAGGTCGACGGGAAGCCCGGACAGAGGTTGGATGTAGAAAAAAGACTCGTGATCCTTCTGGTTTGGTGTAAGGCCTTCTACTGAGCTCAGTAGCGAAGGATCCGACTGATAGAAGTGAGGATACGATAGAGCGATGGGGAAAcctgtttgaagaaaaaatgccatttcaCTTTCGAGAATCGTGTTTACCATcatcattaaaatattttcttttcatcataCGGTGATTGCACATGGTAATCGCTTGTATTTTTTCCATTGAATCAGTAAACATCTTCAacatatattttcaatcgaaGTTCAGAATCGATCGACACGtgtattattgaattatttctcaaaCCGCGTTGTATAATGATGTTCAGGTAAAATTCCAGGTCTCGTCAGTTTCGTAACAAATGCATGCAAGTTCTGGAAACCAGGTACTCGAACGCAACTCAATTACCATTGCTAACAGTTATTACTTCGCAACGGTATGCCTCTACTTCGTCCAAGTATCGACGGATCTCAACTTTATCTCTCGAAGAACGATGAATTCCGTAAGCAAAGTAACTTATTATCCCCAACGTAAACTTTTGGCTCACCTGTCTGTATTCGAGTTGATTTAACAACGCGGAGTGACAAGGTGAGGTCCTGCATTTTGTTTGTCAACTAACCTAGACTATAATACCGTCCGATGAGAATTAGCTTACCGTAGTAGCAATCAGTGACGTCCACCAGGCCTCGGGGAAGACAGCGTCCCTTGCGGCAGAAGCACTTATTCTTTGGGTTGACTGCTCCGTTATCTAGCTcgttttcaacaaatttgtatTCGAACGCCTCGAGCCCTTTGATAGTTTTAGTGCCTGTATGATGCTGTAAACAGGAATGATAAGATCGGTGTAATGAGTGATATGATGACTTGTAACAATTAGTCAGATTCCGCGAGATAATATAGTTGCATGGAACACCGTTCCGATGTATGGAAAAAAGagtgtaattattttctcattttcgcaatTCACAAATCGTTTTTCTCCCGTCTGTGCCTTATTTAATTGTCCCCCGTTATGGCGCATGTAAGGTAATTGtcgaaaagcaaaaaaatctACTCCGAAGACAAATTATCAGGTTCCACATACGATCGTCCCTGTGGTACTAATAGCGTGCTAATTATGTCTTCTTGCGTAATTTAGTACCTTGTCTCCAAAATTaaatctacaaaaaagatTGGCGATATTGTCAAGTGATTCAGTTATTATTACACACTAGCGCGTGCCGAGAGTGATGTATTGTCGTTGGAATTTATTCAGATTACATCTAAATCCGCACGGTAcgttgtttttcaactttgtcGTTGATATGTGTATAAACGGAGAGCCCGGTATTAAGCGAcggtgaattaattttttacaccagcTGTGAGCGCTAACATTTAATCACATTGAATTATCTAATTGGATGTTACCGAGAATCTATCTCTTCGAAGTGGGCTGACGGGAAACGCTTCGTCCAAAAAGTGCGGCCTTATCTCTGATATTTTCAGATCAATTGCGATCGCCCCGTGCGATCAACCCAATTTTCAGAATCACGTGAAATCGGCATTGCGACGTTATTGCCatttaaactaaaaataacTTACCATCTCAACACTGCGGCAAAGACTCTTCCTGAAGAAATGAAGCGTTTGATTCGGCTTCAAGTAGCCACGGAACTTGGTACCGTCACTAGCACCCTGAACATTTGCACATCTCCCAGTCCAATGGGGTAGATCAGCGCCGTGATTATAGGTGTCAATCAGCCCGGCCTTCGACACGTCGGTTTCGCCGGTATACACGGTTTCAATGTCACCCTCGAAATCGTACATCTGCATGGGCAATTTGAATAAAAGGACCATTAACAAAGGAGCGTAGATGTTCTGAAATACCTATCAGAGTAACCGTCGCGAAACAAATGTGGATTCCAATTGTGATAATGCAATCAGGTACGACGAGAAAATGTCAGCATCACTTTTTTAATCGAAGCCGAACAAGTTTGACCACTTGGCAATTGTTTTGCGGTTGGATGGTGaagtgaattaaattttatagtGGCTGAgatcaagtatttttcaaggttatacgttaaatggagatgaaattagtttttacCGTACCGCAGACATGCAAATTCAGCCGGTTTACCGTTGATGTGAAATAAAAGTGATATCTTTCtgtaacaattttatttttagacaCATTTAGGTAGGCGTCGATAAACTTTGATTGCTACTAACATGTGttgatatgttttttttttttaactattaCAAAATACCGAGCTGAGACGGCATGATAATTCTGGAGTGAGACATCGAACGATTTCCGAAGATACAATTCCGGACACGTTGGAATCCGAGTACCGGACCGTGTACTATTTTTGTGCACGGTCTCCATCACTCTGACTTTATAAGTGCCTACAGGAATGTTTGGCCAGGGAGCTCTTTCAAGGACGTCGATTCAACCACTGTGAGGGATACGAGCCCAGCAACCGGATCCTCGGAACTCGTTTCTGAGGAAAACTCGTTTCTCAAATCGTCAATGATGTTACGGTCAACCTCGGGAAAAATTGAACGCATCATAATCAGCTTCAGCTTTATCGTGtcgtataatttatacgcgaaataaattcaaaacagGATTATAAGAGGATGTGCGTTGTTGCGAGATGTTTTTAGTTCGAAAATCGTTCGTCATCAGCCGTCGTAAACGTTTTGCCAAACGGAAGTGGAGTTCATTGGAAACTTACCCTATCGATGAGGCCCAGTCTGTCGAATTTTATCCAAGAAGGCATCACCTTGTTCCCCAGCGTGACCAGAGTCGATTCGTAACCGAACATAAACTCCTTCGCGGTCATTTCGACGAGCGGCTTACTGCCCGACTGACTGATGAGCATATCGAGGGCTAATTGAGTGAGGTAATTGGAATCCCGCATCACGTTGGTTATACTCTGAAAACGAACAAAATCTCTGTAAAGCAACAGTGCATCAACAATGCGATTGTTGGTACAGGTTAACGGTCCAAGTATGCTTTCGCCTACGTGCAGCACGATGCCCATTCACCTATCAAAGGCAGTTGTCGTTGGGCAAGTAAAGCGTAAATCTTTAATATTCACGTGCATGTGACGAGTGTCTGTGCAAGATCGACGGCACATGCCGCAGGGTCGtgaataacaaacaaaaatcgaaagcAATGCCGGCTGTTGCACTCAGTTAAAAACAATGCTAATTGGATAGCACGATTGCGGGAAAAAATGTATCGCAAggaattgttatttttaaaactgaCGCCGAGTGgataagtataatattttctttgaatattAGACAGCTCAACTTTCACGTCAGAGTTACCAAATCCTGACCGGATCGGCGATTTCCTTTCACCATAATCACGGTGCCGCAGTTTGACCTAGGCCAATGCTCGATGCATATGTGTATCGGCAACgttccctttctctctctgtattTTTCCCGTCAATCTCGGACCGGTTGAGAAgacaaaaaagagaaaaattcggCAAAGTAAAAAGACGTATAATACAGGTGCAGCAGGAAAAGTACTCGGAGCATAAGTAGTAGTCGAGGATTACTCAAGGATTACATCAATCGGCCAAGGTATACGTCTCGGACAGACGGACAGGTATGGGGTCAATTGTCAACTGCGATTAACTCACCGCGTCGTGGAGAATGTTTCGATCGAGAATAATGAACGACTAAGTACGGGATGCGATAcctaaagtaaaaaaaagctGGGTCGCTGATTATACGGAGTCCTCCTTACCGCAGCCGCAATACGTTCATTTTATTGTGAGATCGGAATGCCGAAACGTCGACATCGGTAGTCAATAATGTACAATTGTATCTGCGATGATATCGTAAGCTCAATAGTAGTGACATGCATATATTGTGTGCCTAGTTTTGTCAGCTTACGTAACAGTCTGCGTTGTGTTTTTCCATGTAATAATCGTTTCATCTCGACTTAACTGTGACCTTAACTTTCGATATTGATGATCCtagaattttttatcgattgaTTCTAGAAGTCGATTTTCCGAAACATTGGATGTGCGATGTATCTAACGTATGCAGATgacaacgtttttttttctccgttttttcgcttgactttttttctttcctcgtttGCACGataaacttataatttattatcgcCTGATGGAATCTCGGGATTTATTGTCTATACTGTTTGCCTTGTAGGCGTGCTACAAATACTTAGTTTTTCTTCAACTCGCTATCCATAAAAAGTAGGCTGTACTTATACCTACTTCGAATCCATGGTGCAATATAATTTCGTTATGTAATCGCGGTTTACTTCAAGAttacagaatattattattaaattccGTTGATAGTTTGTCACAAGAGAAACGCGGTCTGCATCTGGATTCACCGACGGTAGTGCAACGTGACGTAAACTCGTCCACAAATAATGTGCGTGTACTGGACACGTGTGAATTGCAACTTCTGCACGCAACCTTGACAACAATGACGTTTCCGCCCTAAGAAGGCAACGTCGCGTAACATCTGGAAATTGGGCCACACGATTACTTATGGTCCAATTTGTTCGATTACACGCATGTGACGAGGAAAGTTGGCCGCGGTTCTCGACACCGAATCTCGAAATTATACCGTCGTTGAATTTTCACTTCTCTAAGTATTACGTCAGAAattgattacaattttttcgttcactGTGCACCATGAATGGCGATACAAAGCATGCACGGTATTTCTTTGTGGTAAGAATGTTCTGTACTGCAGCAATGTACACTTATCGACGGCTAATTATTGCGCAAATCCAGTGATTATGATCACCGTGTCAAGTCCCTCGTTTTTTCGATTCACCCGCTAATCTcgcgttaaaatttttgattatttcgCTGCATGACGTTAATGTTTGCCAGAAAATATTCACCAATAGTGCGATAAGCAAACGCCGTTTGCTTTCGGTACCAATTATAGCACCTGAGCACATAGTAATTATCAGTGACACTGCCGCATTACAGGTCACTCGTCGTCAAAAAAATCCTTTTAAGGTGCTGTTAACGACCGT
It encodes the following:
- the LOC124302010 gene encoding scavenger receptor class B member 1-like isoform X2, with amino-acid sequence MFWYTGIPSRIFVLMTLGLLGIASGCLVLVFQPYDILFKLKVTFSEGGEIFELWRSPPVDLYLKVYLFNVTNSEQFLNGEEDKLRFNQVGPYVYKELMEHGNVTFNENGTVTSIPLHPLKYIPEMSNGTEEDLLMLPNIALLSITNVMRDSNYLTQLALDMLISQSGSKPLVEMTAKEFMFGYESTLVTLGNKVMPSWIKFDRLGLIDRMYDFEGDIETVYTGETDVSKAGLIDTYNHGADLPHWTGRCANVQGASDGTKFRGYLKPNQTLHFFRKSLCRSVEMHHTGTKTIKGLEAFEYKFVENELDNGAVNPKNKCFCRKGRCLPRGLVDVTDCYYGFPIALSYPHFYQSDPSLLSSVEGLTPNQKDHESFFYIQPLSGLPVDLAFRYQINMALQDISSYSSVEKFKDLVLPLLWFEIGMHELPKPMNDRFLLYLNVLPMVQEVAIYVLFLIGILFLIWSVVKILFHQPKGYGGPAQWLDTEMQRKRLSFLNERRSSVKPKELETYYSSLLSPTDNVPTAPQEDLPCLTEEHI
- the LOC124302010 gene encoding scavenger receptor class B member 1-like isoform X1, with the translated sequence MKEVIGFWDRFTGRRYSAVNTNSCPVSDTLDGTEPDYPPSPGNHRSLRRKSSVVVNQFFNAALPVHSDGRPSWPKSIFVLMTLGLLGIASGCLVLVFQPYDILFKLKVTFSEGGEIFELWRSPPVDLYLKVYLFNVTNSEQFLNGEEDKLRFNQVGPYVYKELMEHGNVTFNENGTVTSIPLHPLKYIPEMSNGTEEDLLMLPNIALLSITNVMRDSNYLTQLALDMLISQSGSKPLVEMTAKEFMFGYESTLVTLGNKVMPSWIKFDRLGLIDRMYDFEGDIETVYTGETDVSKAGLIDTYNHGADLPHWTGRCANVQGASDGTKFRGYLKPNQTLHFFRKSLCRSVEMHHTGTKTIKGLEAFEYKFVENELDNGAVNPKNKCFCRKGRCLPRGLVDVTDCYYGFPIALSYPHFYQSDPSLLSSVEGLTPNQKDHESFFYIQPLSGLPVDLAFRYQINMALQDISSYSSVEKFKDLVLPLLWFEIGMHELPKPMNDRFLLYLNVLPMVQEVAIYVLFLIGILFLIWSVVKILFHQPKGYGGPAQWLDTEMQRKRLSFLNERRSSVKPKELETYYSSLLSPTDNVPTAPQEDLPCLTEEHI